A stretch of the Orcinus orca chromosome 1, mOrcOrc1.1, whole genome shotgun sequence genome encodes the following:
- the PLEKHN1 gene encoding pleckstrin homology domain-containing family N member 1 isoform X3 translates to MGNSHCVPQAPRRLRASFSRKPSLKGNREDGARKLVGLFGTEASPDGDTTADKIFRFIPGTSIPSLESQQENLEQPFLSVFKAGQRSAPVRSLGTVVHYTKVQLRFQHSQDISDCYLELFPSHLYFQAHGSEGLTFQGLLPLMELSVCPLEGSREHAFQITGPLPAPLLVLCPSQAELDRWLYHLEKQIALVGGVPRRHPAPPQHRLTPLRTASGLQVVGTAICASRVKLQHLPSQEQWDRLLVLYPTSLAIFSEEADGLCFKGELPLSAIHINLNETEKQIRSFLIEGRLINTIRVVCASYEDYGHWLLCLQSACRGDRTSPLPGPESFPGLRVPPQAVGSGRGSLSSDGRTSWDSGCPAHASNHTSHSTPESTGGCPARPAPEQASPGCTSVGGHKAKLRRAGSNRSPRSKAQGEGPGPATPLHLDLTKLRLEDGPEAPDHSLETPHSPLYADPYTPPATSRRRVTDIQDLDKFLSAMQSSLGPEPSSPFPFGPVSVPVSDPSSGFSGPHLLSEKGVPQARASQRHRRSIKGRGSRPPGSPQLVSPAREVAPEPPPPPPDGRPPRSSNSARDKALSPSHQRWPRGAAEAEGGLVQWI, encoded by the exons ATGGGGAACAGCCACTGTGTCCCTCAGGCCCCTAGGAGGCTCCGAGCCTCCTTTTCCAGAAAGCCCTCGCTGAAGGGAAATAG AGAGGACGGCGCCCGGAAGCTGGTCGGCCTGTTTGGCACCGAGGCCAGTCCGGATGGGGACACCACTGCCGACAAGATCTTCCGCTTCATCCCTGGAACG agcaTCCCGAGCCTGGAGAGCCAGCAAGAAAACCTGGAGCAGCCTTTCCTGAGTGTGTTCAAGGCAGGGCAGCGGAGCGCGCCCGTGAGGAGCCTGGGCACGGTTGTGCACTACACCAAGGTCCAGCTGCGTTTCCAGCACAGCCAG GACATCAGCGACTGCTACCTGGAGCTCTTCCCCTCCCACCTCTACTTCCAGGCCCATGGTTCCGAAGGACTCACTTTCCAG GGGCTGTTACCACTGATGGAGCTGAGTGTCTGCCCGCTCGAGGGATCCAGAGAGCATGCCTTCCAGATCACAG GCCCGCTGCCCGCCCCCCTTCTCGTGCTCTGCCCCAGCCAGGCCGAGCTGGACCGCTGGCTCTACCACCTGGAGAAGCAGATAGCCCTCGTGGGAGGGGTGCCGCGCCGCCACCCAGCACCGCCGCAG CACAGGCTGACCCCGCTGCGGACGGCATCAGGGCTCCAGGTGGTGGGCACCGCCATCTGCGCCTCGAGGGTCAAGCTGCAGCATCTGCCCTCACAG GAGCAGTGGGACCGGCTCCTGGTCCTGTACCCAACCTCCCTGGCCATATTCTCCGAGGAAGCAGATGGGCTTTGCTTTAAG GGGGAGCTCCCGCTCAGCGCCATCCACATCAACCTGAACGAGACGGAGAAACAGATCCGCTCTTTCCTGATCGAAG GCCGTCTCATCAACACCATCCGTGTGGTGTGCGCCAGCTACGAGGATTATGGCCACTGGCTGCTCTGCCTGCAGTCGGCCTGCCGCGGGGACAGGACCTCCCCACTGCCCGGCCCCGAGAGCTTCCCGGGGCTGCGGGTGCCCCCACAG GCTGTGGGCAGTGGCCGAGGCTCACTCTCCTCTGACGGACGGACCAGCTGGGACTCGGGGTGCCCAGCACACGCCTCCAACCATACCAGCCACTCCACGCCTGAGTCCACTGGAGGCTGCCCTGCCCGGCCCGCACCA GAGCAAGCCAGCCCTGGCTGCACCAGCGTCGGTGGGCACAAGGCAAAGCTGAGACGGGCCGGCAGCAACCGATCACCCAGGAGCAAGGCCCAGGGCGAGGGGCCCGGCCCAGCCACCCCACTGCACCTGGACCTGACCAAG TTGAGGCTGGAGGATGGCCCTGAGGCCCCAGACCATTCTCTGGAGACACCGCACTCCCCGCTCTACGCTGACCCCTACACACCACCTGCCACTTCCCGCCGCAGGGTCACAGACATCCAGGACCTGGACAAG TTCCTCAGTGCGATGCAGAGCTCACTCGGACCTGAGCCCTCGAGCCCATTCCCCTTTGGCCCCGTGTCCGTGCCTGTCTCTGACCCCAGCTCTGGATTCTCCGGCCCCCACTTGCTCTCCGAGAAGGGAGTCCCGCAGGCCCGAGCCTCTCAGCGGCATCGCAGGTCCATCAAGGGCCGGGGGTCCCGGCCCCCAGGCTCCCCTCAGCTT GTCTCTCCTGCGAGGGAAGTTGCGCCCGAGCCCCCGCCACCTCCCCCAG aCGGCCGCCCCCCAAGGAGCTCCAACAGTGCCCGGGACAAAGCTCTGTCACCTTCCCACCAGCGGTGGCCTCGAGGAGCAGCTGAGGCTGAAGGCGGGCTCGTGCAGTGGATCTGA
- the PLEKHN1 gene encoding pleckstrin homology domain-containing family N member 1 isoform X1: protein MGNSHCVPQAPRRLRASFSRKPSLKGNREDGARKLVGLFGTEASPDGDTTADKIFRFIPGTSIPSLESQQENLEQPFLSVFKAGQRSAPVRSLGTVVHYTKVQLRFQHSQDISDCYLELFPSHLYFQAHGSEGLTFQGLLPLMELSVCPLEGSREHAFQITGPLPAPLLVLCPSQAELDRWLYHLEKQIALVGGVPRRHPAPPQVSAGNPTPLSIPTLLLPLNPLSQGPPENELPWTLQHRLTPLRTASGLQVVGTAICASRVKLQHLPSQEQWDRLLVLYPTSLAIFSEEADGLCFKGELPLSAIHINLNETEKQIRSFLIEGRLINTIRVVCASYEDYGHWLLCLQSACRGDRTSPLPGPESFPGLRVPPQAVGSGRGSLSSDGRTSWDSGCPAHASNHTSHSTPESTGGCPARPAPEQASPGCTSVGGHKAKLRRAGSNRSPRSKAQGEGPGPATPLHLDLTKLRLEDGPEAPDHSLETPHSPLYADPYTPPATSRRRVTDIQDLDKFLSAMQSSLGPEPSSPFPFGPVSVPVSDPSSGFSGPHLLSEKGVPQARASQRHRRSIKGRGSRPPGSPQLVSPAREVAPEPPPPPPDGRPPRSSNSARDKALSPSHQRWPRGAAEAEGGLVQWI from the exons ATGGGGAACAGCCACTGTGTCCCTCAGGCCCCTAGGAGGCTCCGAGCCTCCTTTTCCAGAAAGCCCTCGCTGAAGGGAAATAG AGAGGACGGCGCCCGGAAGCTGGTCGGCCTGTTTGGCACCGAGGCCAGTCCGGATGGGGACACCACTGCCGACAAGATCTTCCGCTTCATCCCTGGAACG agcaTCCCGAGCCTGGAGAGCCAGCAAGAAAACCTGGAGCAGCCTTTCCTGAGTGTGTTCAAGGCAGGGCAGCGGAGCGCGCCCGTGAGGAGCCTGGGCACGGTTGTGCACTACACCAAGGTCCAGCTGCGTTTCCAGCACAGCCAG GACATCAGCGACTGCTACCTGGAGCTCTTCCCCTCCCACCTCTACTTCCAGGCCCATGGTTCCGAAGGACTCACTTTCCAG GGGCTGTTACCACTGATGGAGCTGAGTGTCTGCCCGCTCGAGGGATCCAGAGAGCATGCCTTCCAGATCACAG GCCCGCTGCCCGCCCCCCTTCTCGTGCTCTGCCCCAGCCAGGCCGAGCTGGACCGCTGGCTCTACCACCTGGAGAAGCAGATAGCCCTCGTGGGAGGGGTGCCGCGCCGCCACCCAGCACCGCCGCAGGTCAGTGCTGGGAACCCCACGCCCCTTTCCATCCCCACTCTCCTCCTGCCCTTGAACCCCCTCTCCCAGGGCCCCCCTGAGAACGAGCTCCCCTGGACTCTGCAGCACAGGCTGACCCCGCTGCGGACGGCATCAGGGCTCCAGGTGGTGGGCACCGCCATCTGCGCCTCGAGGGTCAAGCTGCAGCATCTGCCCTCACAG GAGCAGTGGGACCGGCTCCTGGTCCTGTACCCAACCTCCCTGGCCATATTCTCCGAGGAAGCAGATGGGCTTTGCTTTAAG GGGGAGCTCCCGCTCAGCGCCATCCACATCAACCTGAACGAGACGGAGAAACAGATCCGCTCTTTCCTGATCGAAG GCCGTCTCATCAACACCATCCGTGTGGTGTGCGCCAGCTACGAGGATTATGGCCACTGGCTGCTCTGCCTGCAGTCGGCCTGCCGCGGGGACAGGACCTCCCCACTGCCCGGCCCCGAGAGCTTCCCGGGGCTGCGGGTGCCCCCACAG GCTGTGGGCAGTGGCCGAGGCTCACTCTCCTCTGACGGACGGACCAGCTGGGACTCGGGGTGCCCAGCACACGCCTCCAACCATACCAGCCACTCCACGCCTGAGTCCACTGGAGGCTGCCCTGCCCGGCCCGCACCA GAGCAAGCCAGCCCTGGCTGCACCAGCGTCGGTGGGCACAAGGCAAAGCTGAGACGGGCCGGCAGCAACCGATCACCCAGGAGCAAGGCCCAGGGCGAGGGGCCCGGCCCAGCCACCCCACTGCACCTGGACCTGACCAAG TTGAGGCTGGAGGATGGCCCTGAGGCCCCAGACCATTCTCTGGAGACACCGCACTCCCCGCTCTACGCTGACCCCTACACACCACCTGCCACTTCCCGCCGCAGGGTCACAGACATCCAGGACCTGGACAAG TTCCTCAGTGCGATGCAGAGCTCACTCGGACCTGAGCCCTCGAGCCCATTCCCCTTTGGCCCCGTGTCCGTGCCTGTCTCTGACCCCAGCTCTGGATTCTCCGGCCCCCACTTGCTCTCCGAGAAGGGAGTCCCGCAGGCCCGAGCCTCTCAGCGGCATCGCAGGTCCATCAAGGGCCGGGGGTCCCGGCCCCCAGGCTCCCCTCAGCTT GTCTCTCCTGCGAGGGAAGTTGCGCCCGAGCCCCCGCCACCTCCCCCAG aCGGCCGCCCCCCAAGGAGCTCCAACAGTGCCCGGGACAAAGCTCTGTCACCTTCCCACCAGCGGTGGCCTCGAGGAGCAGCTGAGGCTGAAGGCGGGCTCGTGCAGTGGATCTGA
- the PLEKHN1 gene encoding pleckstrin homology domain-containing family N member 1 isoform X2, with protein MGNSHCVPQAPRRLRASFSRKPSLKGNREDGARKLVGLFGTEASPDGDTTADKIFRFIPGTSIPSLESQQENLEQPFLSVFKAGQRSAPVRSLGTVVHYTKVQLRFQHSQDISDCYLELFPSHLYFQAHGSEGLTFQGLLPLMELSVCPLEGSREHAFQITGPLPAPLLVLCPSQAELDRWLYHLEKQIALVGGVPRRHPAPPQGPPENELPWTLQHRLTPLRTASGLQVVGTAICASRVKLQHLPSQEQWDRLLVLYPTSLAIFSEEADGLCFKGELPLSAIHINLNETEKQIRSFLIEGRLINTIRVVCASYEDYGHWLLCLQSACRGDRTSPLPGPESFPGLRVPPQAVGSGRGSLSSDGRTSWDSGCPAHASNHTSHSTPESTGGCPARPAPEQASPGCTSVGGHKAKLRRAGSNRSPRSKAQGEGPGPATPLHLDLTKLRLEDGPEAPDHSLETPHSPLYADPYTPPATSRRRVTDIQDLDKFLSAMQSSLGPEPSSPFPFGPVSVPVSDPSSGFSGPHLLSEKGVPQARASQRHRRSIKGRGSRPPGSPQLVSPAREVAPEPPPPPPDGRPPRSSNSARDKALSPSHQRWPRGAAEAEGGLVQWI; from the exons ATGGGGAACAGCCACTGTGTCCCTCAGGCCCCTAGGAGGCTCCGAGCCTCCTTTTCCAGAAAGCCCTCGCTGAAGGGAAATAG AGAGGACGGCGCCCGGAAGCTGGTCGGCCTGTTTGGCACCGAGGCCAGTCCGGATGGGGACACCACTGCCGACAAGATCTTCCGCTTCATCCCTGGAACG agcaTCCCGAGCCTGGAGAGCCAGCAAGAAAACCTGGAGCAGCCTTTCCTGAGTGTGTTCAAGGCAGGGCAGCGGAGCGCGCCCGTGAGGAGCCTGGGCACGGTTGTGCACTACACCAAGGTCCAGCTGCGTTTCCAGCACAGCCAG GACATCAGCGACTGCTACCTGGAGCTCTTCCCCTCCCACCTCTACTTCCAGGCCCATGGTTCCGAAGGACTCACTTTCCAG GGGCTGTTACCACTGATGGAGCTGAGTGTCTGCCCGCTCGAGGGATCCAGAGAGCATGCCTTCCAGATCACAG GCCCGCTGCCCGCCCCCCTTCTCGTGCTCTGCCCCAGCCAGGCCGAGCTGGACCGCTGGCTCTACCACCTGGAGAAGCAGATAGCCCTCGTGGGAGGGGTGCCGCGCCGCCACCCAGCACCGCCGCAG GGCCCCCCTGAGAACGAGCTCCCCTGGACTCTGCAGCACAGGCTGACCCCGCTGCGGACGGCATCAGGGCTCCAGGTGGTGGGCACCGCCATCTGCGCCTCGAGGGTCAAGCTGCAGCATCTGCCCTCACAG GAGCAGTGGGACCGGCTCCTGGTCCTGTACCCAACCTCCCTGGCCATATTCTCCGAGGAAGCAGATGGGCTTTGCTTTAAG GGGGAGCTCCCGCTCAGCGCCATCCACATCAACCTGAACGAGACGGAGAAACAGATCCGCTCTTTCCTGATCGAAG GCCGTCTCATCAACACCATCCGTGTGGTGTGCGCCAGCTACGAGGATTATGGCCACTGGCTGCTCTGCCTGCAGTCGGCCTGCCGCGGGGACAGGACCTCCCCACTGCCCGGCCCCGAGAGCTTCCCGGGGCTGCGGGTGCCCCCACAG GCTGTGGGCAGTGGCCGAGGCTCACTCTCCTCTGACGGACGGACCAGCTGGGACTCGGGGTGCCCAGCACACGCCTCCAACCATACCAGCCACTCCACGCCTGAGTCCACTGGAGGCTGCCCTGCCCGGCCCGCACCA GAGCAAGCCAGCCCTGGCTGCACCAGCGTCGGTGGGCACAAGGCAAAGCTGAGACGGGCCGGCAGCAACCGATCACCCAGGAGCAAGGCCCAGGGCGAGGGGCCCGGCCCAGCCACCCCACTGCACCTGGACCTGACCAAG TTGAGGCTGGAGGATGGCCCTGAGGCCCCAGACCATTCTCTGGAGACACCGCACTCCCCGCTCTACGCTGACCCCTACACACCACCTGCCACTTCCCGCCGCAGGGTCACAGACATCCAGGACCTGGACAAG TTCCTCAGTGCGATGCAGAGCTCACTCGGACCTGAGCCCTCGAGCCCATTCCCCTTTGGCCCCGTGTCCGTGCCTGTCTCTGACCCCAGCTCTGGATTCTCCGGCCCCCACTTGCTCTCCGAGAAGGGAGTCCCGCAGGCCCGAGCCTCTCAGCGGCATCGCAGGTCCATCAAGGGCCGGGGGTCCCGGCCCCCAGGCTCCCCTCAGCTT GTCTCTCCTGCGAGGGAAGTTGCGCCCGAGCCCCCGCCACCTCCCCCAG aCGGCCGCCCCCCAAGGAGCTCCAACAGTGCCCGGGACAAAGCTCTGTCACCTTCCCACCAGCGGTGGCCTCGAGGAGCAGCTGAGGCTGAAGGCGGGCTCGTGCAGTGGATCTGA